The following coding sequences are from one Betaproteobacteria bacterium window:
- the dapF gene encoding diaminopimelate epimerase, which produces MKLKFTKMHGLGNDFVVLDGVRQRIDLTPEQLRFLADRHFGVGCDQILLVEAPSAPGIDFRYRIFNADGGEVEQCGNGARCFVRFVHDAGLTGKREIRVETRNGVIGPRLEDNGEVTVDMGIPRFAPADIPFVSDSDAVVQPLDVAGRRVDISVVSMGNPHAVQVVADVDTAPVGAEGPLIERHPRFPQRVNAGFLQVLDRNSARLRVFERGSGETLACGTGACAAAVAGIRRGLLDSPVRITTRGGDLCIAWGGPGQPVLMTGPATPVFTGEIDL; this is translated from the coding sequence GTGAAGCTGAAATTCACCAAGATGCACGGGCTGGGCAATGACTTTGTCGTTCTGGACGGCGTCCGCCAGCGCATCGACCTGACGCCCGAGCAATTGCGCTTCCTGGCCGACCGCCATTTCGGCGTGGGCTGCGACCAGATTCTGTTGGTGGAAGCCCCCAGCGCTCCCGGGATCGATTTCCGCTACCGCATCTTCAACGCCGACGGCGGCGAAGTCGAGCAGTGTGGCAACGGCGCCCGTTGCTTCGTGCGCTTCGTCCACGACGCAGGCCTGACCGGCAAGCGGGAAATCCGGGTGGAGACCAGGAACGGCGTCATCGGGCCACGCCTGGAGGACAACGGCGAGGTCACCGTCGATATGGGCATCCCCCGTTTCGCCCCCGCCGACATCCCCTTCGTGAGCGATTCCGACGCCGTCGTCCAGCCCCTGGACGTGGCCGGCCGCAGGGTGGACATCAGTGTCGTCTCCATGGGCAATCCCCATGCCGTACAGGTGGTGGCGGATGTGGATACCGCCCCCGTGGGCGCGGAGGGGCCGCTCATCGAGCGCCACCCGCGCTTTCCCCAAAGGGTCAATGCCGGCTTCCTGCAAGTGCTCGACCGCAACAGCGCCCGGTTGCGCGTCTTCGAGCGCGGCTCGGGAGAAACACTGGCCTGCGGCACGGGCGCCTGTGCCGCCGCCGTGGCCGGCATCCGCCGCGGCTTACTGGACTCCCCTGTGCGCATCACCACGCGGGGTGGCGACCTCTGCATCGCCTGGGGCGGCCCCGGCCAGCCGGTGCTGATGACCGGCCCCGCGACCCCCGTCTTTACCGGAGAAATCGATCTATGA
- a CDS encoding DUF484 family protein: MNSLLSADEVVRFLQANPAFFDQNAQLLAQLYVPHPHGGRAISLNERQMLVMRETNRQVENKLAELIAFGEENDAISEKVHRLAVALIAAETFQAVIHLLNFHLRDDFSIPHVALRLWDKPEGIDDLPEFAAVGEELQAFAEGLARPYCGGTAGFGTAAWFGDHAGHIRSQALVALRNGGGTIGLIALGSEDPQRFFADMGTLYLERLGELVSAALARVAAPQEAAPLP, translated from the coding sequence ATGAATTCCCTGCTTTCCGCCGACGAGGTGGTGCGCTTCCTCCAGGCCAACCCGGCCTTCTTCGACCAGAACGCCCAGTTGCTCGCCCAGCTTTACGTTCCTCATCCCCACGGGGGCCGGGCCATTTCGCTCAACGAGCGGCAGATGCTGGTGATGCGCGAGACCAACCGTCAGGTGGAGAACAAGCTGGCCGAGCTGATCGCCTTCGGCGAAGAAAACGACGCCATCAGCGAAAAGGTGCATCGCCTGGCCGTCGCCCTCATCGCTGCCGAGACCTTCCAGGCGGTCATCCACCTGCTCAACTTCCATCTGCGCGACGACTTCTCCATTCCCCATGTGGCCCTGCGCCTCTGGGACAAGCCGGAAGGCATCGACGACCTGCCGGAGTTCGCCGCCGTGGGGGAGGAACTCCAGGCCTTCGCCGAGGGGCTGGCCCGGCCCTACTGCGGGGGTACTGCCGGCTTCGGCACCGCGGCGTGGTTCGGCGACCACGCCGGCCACATCCGCTCCCAGGCCCTCGTCGCGCTGCGCAACGGCGGCGGCACCATCGGCCTTATCGCCCTGGGCAGCGAAGACCCCCAGCGCTTCTTCGCCGACATGGGCACCCTCTACCTGGAACGCCTGGGCGAGCTGGTTTCCGCCGCCCTGGCCCGGGTTGCCGCTCCCCAGGAAGCCGCTCCCCTGCCGTGA
- the xerC gene encoding tyrosine recombinase XerC, whose protein sequence is MTVTAAVAAYLAELAEQRRQSPHTVAAYRRDLEKLLNLAGETPLQRLGGHQVRQFLAQLHGAGLAGRSLARHLSAWRGFFAWLGRRGEVVGNPCDGVKPPRSPKRLPKALSADEAARLLEEPGQDDDPAIQARDRAMFELFYSSGLRLAELVGLQWRDLELMLAEDEVRVTGKRGKTRIVPVGRQAREALLAWRMLRDTVAGADEAALFVGRRGRRIHPRVVEERLEHHARQAGLPRHVHPHMLRHSFASHVLQSSGDLRAVQEMLGHASIASTQVYTHLDFQHLAKVYDAAHPRARRKGG, encoded by the coding sequence GTGACCGTCACGGCCGCCGTCGCCGCCTACCTGGCCGAACTGGCCGAGCAACGGCGGCAGTCGCCCCACACCGTCGCCGCCTACCGCCGCGACCTGGAAAAACTGCTGAACCTGGCGGGAGAGACTCCGCTGCAACGCCTGGGCGGCCATCAGGTGCGGCAGTTCCTGGCCCAATTGCACGGCGCCGGTCTGGCCGGGCGTTCCCTTGCCCGCCATCTCTCCGCCTGGCGCGGCTTCTTCGCCTGGCTTGGCCGGCGGGGGGAGGTCGTGGGCAACCCCTGCGATGGCGTCAAGCCGCCGCGCTCGCCCAAGCGGCTGCCCAAGGCGCTTTCGGCCGACGAAGCTGCCCGGCTCCTCGAAGAACCGGGGCAGGACGACGACCCGGCCATCCAGGCGCGGGACCGTGCCATGTTCGAACTCTTCTACTCCTCCGGCCTGCGCCTGGCGGAACTGGTCGGGCTGCAATGGCGCGACCTGGAGCTCATGCTGGCCGAAGATGAAGTCCGCGTCACCGGCAAGCGGGGCAAGACCCGCATCGTCCCGGTCGGCCGCCAGGCCCGGGAGGCGCTGCTGGCCTGGCGCATGCTGCGCGACACCGTGGCGGGCGCGGACGAGGCCGCCCTGTTCGTGGGCCGGCGCGGCCGCCGCATCCATCCCCGGGTGGTCGAGGAACGTCTGGAACACCACGCCCGGCAGGCAGGCCTGCCACGCCACGTCCATCCCCACATGCTGCGCCACTCCTTCGCCTCCCACGTTCTGCAATCGTCGGGCGATCTGCGGGCGGTGCAGGAAATGCTGGGCCACGCCAGCATCGCCTCGACCCAGGTCTATACCCACCTCGACTTCCAGCACCTGGCCAAGGTCTACGACGCCGCCCACCCCCGGGCCCGACGCAAGGGCGGCTGA
- a CDS encoding ABC transporter substrate-binding protein codes for MTEKRHLRFNRNIRKFLVVSALAIAGAAGAADVTPDAVVRETTQDVLAAIASNPEPAALRQIAQSKVVPHFDFRRMTQLAAGRIWTQATPEQQEQLVVEFQRLLVRSYTQSLGAANHGAAKVAVQASPPASSDETTVRTTVTEPGRRPLAVDYRMARNESGWKVVDVMVENISLVTNYRDWFSSRAKDGGVEGVIRALSEKNRHSA; via the coding sequence ATGACCGAGAAGCGACATCTGCGATTCAATCGAAACATCCGCAAGTTCCTCGTGGTGAGTGCGCTCGCCATCGCCGGCGCCGCGGGAGCTGCAGACGTGACGCCCGATGCGGTCGTCCGGGAGACGACTCAGGATGTGCTGGCCGCGATTGCCAGCAATCCGGAGCCTGCCGCCCTGCGCCAGATCGCCCAATCAAAGGTCGTTCCGCACTTCGACTTCCGCCGCATGACCCAACTGGCCGCCGGCCGCATCTGGACCCAGGCAACGCCGGAACAGCAGGAGCAACTGGTCGTCGAATTCCAGCGCCTGCTGGTCCGCAGTTATACCCAATCCCTGGGTGCCGCCAATCACGGTGCCGCCAAGGTGGCGGTCCAGGCTTCGCCCCCTGCGAGCAGTGACGAAACCACCGTGAGGACGACCGTCACCGAACCGGGCCGCCGCCCGCTGGCCGTCGACTACCGCATGGCCAGAAACGAAAGCGGCTGGAAGGTCGTGGACGTGATGGTGGAAAACATCAGTCTGGTCACCAACTATCGAGACTGGTTTTCGTCCCGGGCCAAGGATGGGGGCGTCGAGGGCGTGATCCGCGCCTTGAGTGAGAAAAACCGCCACAGCGCCTGA
- a CDS encoding acetoacetate--CoA ligase, with amino-acid sequence MTSSAPLPLWTPRNPERTMLAAWMTALGLADYESLWRWSVEKPADFWNRVWDEFGVVGDKGGTVLLDGALMPGARWFPDARINFAENLLAAPGNGDALVFWGEDKLRQRWDHARLRDAVGRCARVLRRAGVGVGDRVAAYLPNLPEALVAMLATASLGAIWSSASPDFGVQGVLDRFGQIEPKVLLCVDGYWYNGKAVDCRGKNAEVAARLKGLSLVLVVPYLAESPDLGALPGAQSWTAALASEDEGPPEFLRVSFDHPLFILYSSGTTGVPKCIVHGHGGTLLQHLKEHRLHGDLRPGDRLFYYTTCGWMMWNWLTSGLASGATLLLYDGSPFAGGGTVLFDYAQAEGMTHFGTSAKFVDAAAKMDLHPARTHRLDALRAVFSTGSPLSPEGFDWVYREVKEDMLLASISGGTDIISCFVLGNPALPVHRGEIQCRGLGMAVEVFDEDGRPVREQKGELVCTRPFPSMPVGFWNDPDGSKYRAAYFERFPGVWCHGDYSEITARGGIVIHGRSDATLNPGGVRIGTAEIYRQVEQLPEILESLVIGQDWEGDVRVVLFVKLAAGTTLDDALRDRIKSQIRSNTTPRHVPAKIAQVEDIPRTKSGKIVELAVRNVVHGRPVKNVEALANPEALDFFRERPELAS; translated from the coding sequence ATGACCTCTTCCGCCCCCCTGCCCCTGTGGACGCCCCGCAACCCGGAACGGACGATGCTCGCCGCCTGGATGACGGCCCTGGGGTTGGCGGATTACGAGTCCCTGTGGCGCTGGTCGGTCGAAAAGCCCGCGGACTTCTGGAACCGCGTGTGGGACGAATTCGGCGTGGTGGGCGACAAAGGCGGGACGGTGCTGCTAGACGGTGCGCTCATGCCGGGCGCCCGCTGGTTTCCCGACGCGAGGATCAATTTCGCGGAGAACCTCCTCGCGGCGCCGGGGAACGGGGACGCCCTGGTCTTCTGGGGCGAGGACAAGCTGCGGCAGCGCTGGGACCATGCCCGCCTGCGGGATGCCGTGGGGCGTTGCGCGCGGGTTCTGCGTCGGGCCGGGGTCGGGGTCGGGGATCGGGTGGCGGCCTATTTGCCCAATCTACCGGAAGCGCTGGTGGCCATGCTGGCCACGGCGTCCCTGGGCGCCATCTGGTCGTCGGCCTCGCCGGATTTCGGCGTCCAGGGCGTGCTCGACCGCTTCGGCCAGATCGAGCCCAAGGTGCTGCTCTGCGTCGACGGCTATTGGTACAACGGCAAGGCGGTGGATTGCCGGGGCAAGAACGCCGAAGTCGCCGCGCGGCTCAAGGGTCTGAGTCTCGTCCTGGTCGTGCCCTACCTGGCAGAGAGCCCCGATCTGGGCGCGCTGCCCGGTGCGCAGTCCTGGACCGCCGCGCTGGCATCCGAGGACGAAGGCCCGCCGGAATTCCTGCGGGTGTCCTTTGACCACCCGCTCTTCATCCTCTATTCCAGCGGTACCACCGGGGTGCCCAAGTGCATCGTCCACGGCCATGGGGGCACCCTGCTGCAACACTTGAAGGAGCACCGCCTGCACGGTGACCTGCGCCCCGGCGACCGCCTCTTCTACTACACCACCTGCGGCTGGATGATGTGGAACTGGCTGACGAGCGGCCTCGCCTCCGGCGCCACCCTGCTGCTTTACGACGGCAGCCCGTTTGCCGGGGGCGGCACGGTCCTTTTCGATTACGCCCAGGCCGAGGGCATGACCCACTTCGGCACCTCGGCCAAATTCGTCGACGCCGCCGCCAAGATGGACCTCCACCCGGCCCGGACCCACCGCCTGGATGCCCTGCGGGCGGTGTTCTCCACCGGCAGCCCCCTGTCGCCGGAAGGCTTCGACTGGGTCTATCGGGAAGTGAAGGAGGACATGCTGCTGGCGTCCATTTCCGGAGGGACGGACATCATCTCCTGCTTCGTCCTGGGGAACCCGGCCCTGCCGGTTCACCGGGGCGAGATCCAGTGCCGCGGCCTGGGCATGGCGGTGGAGGTCTTTGACGAGGACGGCCGCCCGGTGCGCGAACAGAAGGGCGAACTGGTGTGCACGCGCCCCTTCCCGTCCATGCCGGTCGGCTTCTGGAACGATCCGGACGGCAGCAAGTATCGCGCCGCCTACTTCGAGCGCTTTCCCGGCGTCTGGTGCCATGGCGACTATTCGGAAATCACGGCCCGCGGCGGCATCGTCATTCATGGCCGTTCCGACGCCACCCTCAATCCTGGCGGCGTGCGCATCGGTACGGCGGAAATCTACCGTCAGGTCGAGCAGCTTCCGGAAATTCTCGAATCCCTGGTGATCGGGCAGGACTGGGAAGGGGACGTGCGGGTGGTCCTGTTCGTCAAACTCGCGGCGGGGACGACCCTTGACGATGCCCTGCGGGACCGTATCAAGTCACAGATCCGCAGCAACACCACGCCGCGTCATGTGCCGGCGAAAATCGCCCAGGTTGAGGACATCCCGCGCACCAAATCGGGAAAGATCGTCGAGTTGGCCGTGCGCAACGTCGTCCATGGGCGGCCGGTGAAGAACGTGGAAGCCCTGGCCAATCCGGAGGCCCTCGACTTCTTTCGCGAAAGGCCTGAACTGGCATCCTGA
- a CDS encoding patatin-like phospholipase family protein produces MKALCGDRPSRKKALLIGGGAPNATLMAGALVAFIENEVEFDVVSTAGAGALLGLLYRAPIGGDALQSLQHTTRLGIADAIYDWLPVNYKVFLKGGPTADVFREFLALNPFAAHILAQGWHQGAEKILGDWMQLVWASLTPGDTGPLSQGLCAHVPFAEEVIDFAALPGAPGAFYINAFNVSRGKMSIWGKDEITPDHFRAALAFPFLYPPYRLGGEDYIEGAAIDTINFRALVAEKPDPDPDAAPPDTFLYRGEERTTGLHEDLDTLVVFDILGSEKLIRRPENLYDAWVRSIITPLVAIARDDVKLFERVHNIDPQTHRPKRRVLKVRLLEGIAEGDWPDVLDWSASNLERLYAIGYRAGQRFCTEHRGALNL; encoded by the coding sequence ATGAAAGCACTGTGCGGGGATCGCCCGTCCAGGAAAAAGGCGCTGCTCATAGGAGGCGGCGCGCCCAACGCCACGCTGATGGCCGGAGCACTGGTCGCCTTCATCGAAAACGAGGTGGAATTCGACGTGGTCTCCACCGCCGGTGCCGGAGCCCTCCTGGGGCTTCTCTATCGTGCCCCCATCGGCGGCGACGCCCTGCAATCCCTGCAACACACCACCCGTCTGGGAATCGCCGACGCCATCTACGACTGGTTGCCGGTCAATTACAAGGTATTTCTCAAGGGCGGGCCGACGGCGGACGTGTTCCGGGAGTTCCTGGCGCTCAATCCCTTCGCCGCGCACATTCTTGCCCAGGGATGGCATCAGGGGGCCGAGAAGATCCTGGGGGACTGGATGCAGCTCGTCTGGGCTTCCCTCACTCCCGGCGACACCGGTCCGCTCAGCCAGGGGCTCTGCGCCCACGTGCCCTTTGCCGAAGAGGTCATCGATTTCGCTGCCCTCCCGGGGGCGCCGGGGGCGTTCTACATCAACGCCTTCAACGTCAGCCGGGGGAAGATGAGCATCTGGGGCAAGGACGAGATCACCCCGGACCACTTTCGCGCCGCCCTAGCGTTTCCCTTCCTTTACCCGCCCTATCGCCTCGGGGGCGAAGACTACATCGAAGGCGCGGCCATCGACACCATCAACTTCCGTGCCCTGGTCGCCGAGAAACCGGACCCCGACCCCGACGCCGCCCCGCCCGACACTTTCCTCTACCGGGGCGAGGAACGCACCACGGGTCTGCACGAGGATCTCGACACCCTGGTGGTCTTCGACATCCTGGGCAGCGAGAAGCTGATCCGGCGGCCCGAGAATCTCTACGACGCCTGGGTGCGTTCCATCATCACCCCCCTGGTTGCCATCGCCCGGGACGACGTGAAACTCTTCGAGCGCGTCCACAACATCGATCCCCAGACCCATCGCCCCAAGCGTCGGGTGCTCAAGGTCAGGCTGCTGGAGGGCATTGCGGAGGGCGACTGGCCGGATGTCCTCGACTGGTCGGCGTCCAATCTGGAACGCCTCTACGCCATCGGCTACCGCGCCGGCCAGCGTTTTTGCACCGAACACCGAGGCGCCCTGAACCTCTGA
- a CDS encoding RNA polymerase sigma factor: protein MTSFADHLPRLRRYARALTGDRHAADDLVQDTLERGWAKFALWRPGSRLDAWLLTIMHNVFVNQYRSRPPPTEALEDLYVEPAARASQTDRLEVRDIDAALAQLPPEQREVLLLVTLEEYSYAEAAHLLGVPIGTVMSRLARGRDKLRALLEEGTGPARLRIVK, encoded by the coding sequence ATGACAAGCTTCGCCGACCACCTGCCCCGCCTGCGGCGCTACGCCCGGGCCCTGACCGGAGACCGCCACGCGGCCGACGATCTGGTCCAGGACACCCTGGAGCGGGGCTGGGCGAAGTTTGCCCTGTGGCGCCCCGGAAGCCGGCTCGACGCCTGGTTGCTGACCATCATGCACAACGTCTTTGTCAATCAGTACCGCAGCCGACCGCCCCCGACCGAAGCCCTCGAAGACCTCTACGTCGAACCGGCGGCCCGCGCTTCCCAGACCGACCGCCTGGAGGTGCGCGACATTGACGCAGCCCTCGCCCAGTTGCCCCCCGAGCAGCGCGAAGTGCTGCTCCTCGTCACCCTCGAAGAGTATTCCTATGCCGAGGCGGCGCACCTTCTGGGCGTGCCCATCGGCACCGTCATGTCCCGGCTGGCCCGCGGCCGGGACAAGCTGCGCGCCCTGCTGGAAGAAGGGACCGGTCCGGCGCGCCTGAGGATCGTCAAATGA
- a CDS encoding anti-sigma factor produces MNTPLSPGEEDLHAYVDGQLDPVRREAVAAWLAAHPAEAARVAAWEEQKHLLRAAYEPVLSEPIPEFLQAAARTPARAPRRYFAYAAAAGWLALGALIGYGFKATQTPGEASPPPIARSAALAHVVYTPEVRHPVEVGADQEAHLAQWLSKRLGTPLKVPHLGAEGYALVGGRLLPGDSGPVAQFMYEDAGGRRLTLYIRSDAAENRETAFRYALEGKIGVFYWLDGRLGYALSGELPREKLLALAETTYKQLNP; encoded by the coding sequence ATGAACACTCCGCTTTCCCCTGGCGAAGAGGATCTGCACGCCTACGTGGATGGACAGCTCGACCCCGTTCGGCGCGAGGCCGTCGCCGCCTGGCTGGCCGCCCATCCCGCCGAGGCCGCGCGCGTCGCTGCCTGGGAAGAACAGAAGCACCTGTTGCGCGCGGCCTACGAGCCTGTCCTCAGCGAACCCATTCCCGAATTCCTGCAAGCCGCCGCCCGCACACCGGCCCGTGCTCCCCGCCGGTATTTCGCCTACGCCGCCGCGGCCGGCTGGCTGGCCCTGGGCGCACTCATCGGCTACGGCTTCAAGGCCACCCAAACCCCCGGCGAGGCATCGCCACCACCCATCGCCCGCAGCGCCGCCCTGGCCCACGTGGTCTACACCCCGGAAGTGCGCCACCCGGTGGAAGTGGGCGCCGACCAGGAAGCCCACCTCGCCCAGTGGCTGTCCAAGCGCCTGGGCACCCCTCTCAAGGTGCCCCACCTGGGCGCCGAGGGCTACGCCCTGGTGGGGGGCCGCCTGCTGCCCGGAGACAGCGGGCCCGTAGCCCAGTTCATGTACGAGGACGCCGGCGGGCGGCGCCTCACCCTCTATATCCGCAGCGACGCCGCCGAAAACCGCGAGACCGCCTTCCGCTATGCCCTAGAGGGCAAGATCGGCGTGTTCTACTGGCTGGACGGCAGACTGGGCTACGCCCTCTCCGGCGAACTGCCCAGGGAGAAGCTTCTTGCCCTCGCCGAAACCACCTACAAGCAGTTGAATCCCTGA
- a CDS encoding sodium:solute symporter family protein, giving the protein MLVWFVALYLLVSIGIGLFAATRVHNSKDFAVAGRHLPLPVVTATVFATWFGAEAVFGASSTFVREGLGGVVADPFGSSMCLIIAGIFFSRYLYKLNIITLGDFYRMRYNRTVEVITTLCIVASYLGWVSAQIKALGLILNVVTNDGLSQTAGMILGAAIVLTYTTFGGMLSVAVLDFVQMAVSMGGLFFIATVMADKTGGAGIVIDHAAAAGKFDFFPEPDPWLWITFLGAWVTMMLGSIPQQDVFQRITSAKSAKVAVWGSVLGASIYFCFCFVPMFIAYSATLIDPAQYGAMLASDAPEDFQKVLPLLIINHTPLFAQVIFFGAVLSAIMSCSSATLLAPSVTFAENIVRPMVPAMGDRAFLRVMRISIVGFACVVLGFALYSNASIFKMVENAYKVTLAGAFVPLFAGALWKRATSQGALASIVGGLSSWLLVEFLIEESPVPPQLIGLAVGFVGMVLGSLLPQWIGRPTHQEDLHAALHHRAAAETHHAEPLHEHPKR; this is encoded by the coding sequence ATGCTGGTCTGGTTCGTGGCGCTTTACCTGTTGGTGTCCATCGGCATCGGCCTCTTCGCCGCCACCCGGGTGCACAACTCCAAGGATTTCGCCGTCGCCGGCCGCCATCTTCCGCTGCCGGTGGTCACCGCCACCGTCTTCGCCACCTGGTTCGGGGCCGAGGCCGTCTTCGGCGCCTCCTCGACCTTCGTACGCGAAGGCCTGGGGGGCGTGGTGGCCGATCCCTTCGGCTCCTCCATGTGCCTCATCATCGCGGGCATCTTCTTCTCCCGCTACCTGTACAAGCTCAACATCATCACCCTGGGCGACTTCTATCGCATGCGCTACAACCGCACGGTGGAAGTCATCACCACGCTCTGCATCGTCGCCTCCTACCTGGGCTGGGTGTCGGCCCAGATCAAGGCCCTGGGGCTCATCCTCAACGTGGTGACCAACGACGGCCTGAGCCAGACGGCGGGCATGATCCTGGGCGCCGCCATCGTGCTCACCTACACCACCTTCGGCGGCATGCTGTCGGTGGCGGTGCTCGACTTCGTGCAGATGGCGGTGAGCATGGGCGGCCTCTTCTTCATCGCCACGGTGATGGCCGACAAGACCGGCGGCGCCGGCATCGTCATCGACCACGCGGCGGCCGCCGGCAAGTTCGACTTCTTCCCCGAACCCGATCCCTGGCTGTGGATCACCTTCCTGGGGGCCTGGGTGACCATGATGCTGGGCTCTATCCCGCAACAGGACGTCTTCCAGCGCATCACTTCCGCCAAGAGCGCCAAGGTGGCCGTGTGGGGCTCCGTCCTGGGGGCGTCGATCTATTTCTGTTTCTGTTTCGTGCCCATGTTCATCGCCTATTCGGCGACGCTCATCGACCCCGCCCAGTACGGCGCCATGCTGGCCTCCGACGCCCCCGAAGATTTCCAGAAGGTCTTGCCGCTGCTGATCATCAACCACACCCCCCTCTTCGCCCAGGTGATCTTCTTCGGCGCCGTGCTCTCGGCCATCATGAGCTGCTCGTCCGCGACGCTGCTGGCGCCCTCCGTCACCTTCGCCGAAAACATCGTCCGCCCCATGGTCCCGGCCATGGGCGACCGGGCCTTCCTGCGGGTGATGCGGATTTCCATCGTCGGCTTCGCCTGCGTCGTGCTCGGCTTTGCCCTCTACTCCAACGCCTCCATCTTCAAGATGGTGGAAAACGCCTACAAGGTCACCCTGGCCGGCGCCTTCGTCCCCCTCTTCGCCGGGGCGCTGTGGAAGCGCGCCACTTCCCAGGGGGCGCTGGCGTCCATCGTCGGAGGACTCAGTTCCTGGTTGCTGGTCGAGTTCCTGATCGAGGAAAGTCCGGTACCGCCCCAACTCATCGGCCTGGCCGTGGGCTTCGTCGGCATGGTCCTCGGCTCCCTCCTGCCCCAGTGGATCGGGCGGCCGACGCACCAGGAAGACCTCCACGCCGCCCTGCATCACCGCGCGGCGGCAGAGACGCACCACGCCGAACCGCTGCACGAGCATCCCAAGCGCTGA